The following are from one region of the Phormidium sp. PBR-2020 genome:
- a CDS encoding TVP38/TMEM64 family protein: MVYGVGKLEMEVMRTWLEEAGWWAPGLYLLLYSLGTLLLLPSTPLNLTGGALFGTAWGTVWTSLGAILAAILAFVISRHLGRGAISGRLEGRWQALDAELQQGGVFYLFAIRLLPIIPYGLVNIAAGLSSISLRDYLLGTALGTVPGIFPIVLLGSAGVQALETGEILPLFGALSLTGLVMLGATLYRRRRRAPWDGDRQ, encoded by the coding sequence ATGGTTTATGGGGTGGGAAAACTGGAGATGGAGGTGATGCGGACTTGGCTTGAGGAGGCGGGGTGGTGGGCGCCGGGTCTCTATCTGTTGCTGTATAGTCTGGGAACGCTGCTGTTACTCCCATCGACGCCCCTGAATTTGACGGGAGGGGCATTGTTTGGCACGGCTTGGGGTACGGTTTGGACAAGCTTAGGAGCGATTCTGGCAGCGATTCTGGCCTTTGTGATCAGTCGCCACCTCGGACGAGGGGCGATCTCCGGGCGGTTGGAAGGACGTTGGCAGGCCCTGGATGCTGAACTTCAGCAAGGGGGGGTGTTTTATCTGTTTGCTATTCGCCTACTACCGATTATTCCCTATGGGTTGGTGAATATCGCGGCAGGGTTAAGTAGCATTTCCCTGCGAGATTATCTTTTGGGGACAGCGTTGGGAACGGTTCCGGGGATTTTCCCGATTGTGCTGTTGGGGAGTGCAGGGGTTCAGGCCCTGGAAACGGGGGAGATATTGCCCCTATTTGGGGCCTTGAGTTTAACGGGACTGGTGATGCTAGGGGCGACTCTCTATCGACGGCGACGACGCGCTCCCTGGGACGGCGATCGCCAGTAA
- a CDS encoding L,D-transpeptidase, whose protein sequence is MTHRLKWLGAIASGAAALLVLSPGAAIAQDEMAYRLRVNPNLQVPPLGEPGDFLPGGDVRPPDAPTDPQVTPDPIGKPSARIELRLGERRVYVYADDEIVASYPVAIGKPGWETPVGEFEVTNMALDPVWENPWTGELVPPGPNSPIGPAVIVFYEGNDWIAFHGTPHEELIGQAVSHGCVRMRNDDILAMYEKVNPGTPVVVAQ, encoded by the coding sequence ATGACCCATCGTCTCAAATGGCTCGGTGCTATTGCCTCTGGGGCTGCGGCCCTACTGGTTCTTAGTCCGGGAGCGGCGATCGCCCAAGATGAGATGGCCTACCGTCTCCGGGTTAATCCCAATCTTCAGGTTCCTCCCCTGGGTGAACCGGGAGACTTTTTACCCGGTGGCGATGTCCGTCCCCCCGATGCCCCCACTGACCCCCAGGTGACTCCCGATCCGATTGGTAAACCCAGTGCCCGCATTGAACTGCGTCTGGGAGAACGGCGGGTATATGTCTATGCAGATGATGAAATTGTGGCCAGTTATCCGGTGGCGATCGGCAAACCGGGTTGGGAAACGCCGGTTGGGGAGTTTGAGGTCACGAATATGGCGTTAGATCCGGTGTGGGAGAATCCCTGGACGGGTGAGTTAGTGCCTCCTGGGCCCAATAGTCCGATTGGCCCGGCGGTGATTGTCTTCTATGAGGGTAATGATTGGATTGCCTTTCATGGAACTCCCCATGAGGAGTTAATTGGTCAGGCGGTGTCCCATGGTTGTGTACGAATGCGCAATGATGACATCCTGGCGATGTATGAGAAGGTTAACCCAGGGACTCCTGTGGTGGTTGCGCAATAG
- the gloB gene encoding hydroxyacylglutathione hydrolase, whose amino-acid sequence MEIYRLPVLSDNYIFILHDPQQNLAAVVDPAQAGPVLEKLQDLNAQLVTIFNTHHHADHIGGNGALRDAFPDITIYGGRHDRSRIPGQSVFLDEGDRVAFAGREGHVYFVPGHTRAHIAYYFPPTHPRDPGDLFCGDTLFAGGCGRLFEGTPAQMLESLSKLRNLPDDTRIWCAHEYTLKNLQFALTVDGENPQLQQRFQEVKTARSHQHPTVPSRIGIEKQTNPFLRWDHPHLQQAVQGRDNVQTFARLRGRKDLF is encoded by the coding sequence ATGGAAATTTATCGACTCCCTGTCTTATCCGATAACTACATCTTTATCCTCCATGATCCACAGCAAAACCTGGCTGCTGTGGTTGATCCTGCCCAAGCGGGCCCCGTTTTAGAGAAACTACAAGACCTCAACGCCCAGCTTGTCACCATCTTCAACACCCACCATCATGCCGACCATATCGGCGGAAATGGGGCCTTACGGGACGCCTTCCCGGATATCACCATCTATGGGGGGCGACACGATCGCAGCCGCATCCCTGGCCAGTCAGTCTTCTTAGACGAGGGCGATCGCGTCGCCTTCGCCGGCCGAGAGGGCCATGTCTATTTCGTCCCTGGCCATACCCGCGCCCATATCGCCTACTATTTTCCCCCAACCCATCCCCGTGACCCCGGCGACCTCTTTTGTGGAGACACCCTCTTTGCCGGAGGCTGTGGACGACTCTTTGAAGGAACCCCAGCCCAGATGCTAGAGTCCCTGAGTAAACTGCGGAACCTCCCCGACGATACCCGCATCTGGTGCGCCCATGAATACACCCTAAAAAACCTCCAATTTGCCCTCACCGTCGATGGGGAGAACCCCCAACTCCAGCAACGGTTTCAGGAGGTCAAAACCGCGCGATCGCATCAACACCCCACTGTTCCCTCCCGCATTGGTATCGAGAAACAAACCAATCCCTTCTTACGCTGGGACCATCCCCACCTACAACAGGCCGTTCAAGGTCGTGATAATGTCCAAACCTTTGCCCGTTTACGAGGACGTAAGGATCTTTTCTGA
- a CDS encoding glycosyltransferase family 2 protein has translation MVIPPEFDDDSITLSVVIPIYNEEANLGYLFERVLDSLQELNISYEIICINDGSRDRSLEKLVQCHRENPVIKVINFSRNFGKDIALSAGLDYTCGAAVIPLDADLQDPPELIGDLLEKWRQGYDVVYATRRDRQGESWLKQMSASNFYRLLGRVSQVPIPQNTGDFRLMDRRVIEALKQLPERNRFMKGLFAWVGYRQVAIEYDRNPRYAGRSKWNYWQLWNFALDGITAFSSIPLKVWSYLGLGISLVALVYAVFLVIRTLISGIDVPGYASLMVAVLFMGGVQLISLGVIGEYLGRVYEEVKGRPLYLVRDLYGFEGKPHLNSDPLSRSDRGGEG, from the coding sequence ATGGTCATTCCTCCTGAGTTTGATGATGACTCGATAACGCTTTCTGTGGTGATTCCTATTTATAATGAGGAAGCCAATTTAGGGTATTTGTTTGAGCGAGTTTTAGACAGTTTGCAAGAGTTGAATATCTCCTATGAGATTATCTGTATTAATGATGGTAGCCGCGATCGCAGTCTAGAAAAGCTTGTTCAATGTCACCGGGAAAATCCGGTTATTAAAGTCATAAACTTTTCCCGTAATTTTGGCAAAGATATTGCTTTGAGTGCAGGACTTGATTATACCTGTGGTGCGGCGGTGATTCCTCTGGATGCAGACCTCCAAGATCCCCCAGAATTAATAGGGGATTTACTGGAGAAATGGCGGCAAGGCTATGATGTAGTCTATGCCACTCGTCGCGATCGTCAGGGGGAAAGCTGGCTAAAACAGATGAGTGCCAGTAACTTTTATCGACTCCTAGGACGAGTGAGTCAGGTGCCTATTCCTCAGAATACAGGGGATTTTCGTCTGATGGATCGGCGTGTCATAGAGGCGCTGAAACAATTGCCGGAACGGAACCGCTTTATGAAAGGCTTGTTTGCTTGGGTGGGCTATCGACAAGTGGCGATCGAATACGATCGCAACCCTCGCTATGCTGGTCGAAGTAAATGGAATTATTGGCAACTTTGGAACTTTGCCTTAGATGGCATTACGGCATTTAGTTCGATTCCCTTAAAGGTGTGGAGTTACTTAGGCTTAGGAATTTCGTTAGTGGCGCTGGTGTATGCCGTCTTTTTAGTGATCCGAACTCTGATTTCTGGGATTGATGTGCCCGGCTATGCCTCGTTGATGGTGGCGGTGTTATTTATGGGAGGAGTTCAGCTCATTAGTTTGGGGGTAATTGGGGAGTATTTGGGACGAGTCTATGAGGAAGTTAAGGGTCGTCCGTTGTATTTGGTGCGGGATCTCTATGGCTTTGAGGGGAAACCTCACCTCAACTCGGACCCCCTATCTCGCTCAGATAGAGGAGGGGAAGGGTGA
- a CDS encoding O-antigen ligase family protein, translating to MAKAMSCPQWGLYLGLLIFPLSPLLGGIAVVGVTVWYWWQKGRSQLQQPLTWSFGLAALLLLLSSLQAHDPSISLLGLANFLPFMAIFLASRALIQHPQHRQHLSDAIVLSSLPVAIMGLGQQYLGWHGPIHLGWLISWELEAGGTPPGRMASVFGYANSLANFSLIAWTLAIGLTLHAWRSQQTSRVAIGLLLICLNSGVLLGTSSRNSWGVAVLMALIYGVILHWHWLLGALGAIAALIFGAAFGPPPLQSPLQTLVPRAIWARLNDDLYPHRPIETLRTTQWQFAWDLSQERPLWGWGLRQFPQLYQEHTGVWLGHPHNLPLMLLSETGILATLALSLPIAWIYYQAVRNLKQQRSQPDLIALSLLLAFTATSLFHLVDVTLFDARVNILGWLLLAALDNGKSIPNQKNPEIS from the coding sequence GTGGCTAAAGCGATGAGTTGTCCCCAGTGGGGTTTATATTTAGGCCTACTCATCTTTCCCCTGAGTCCCCTACTCGGGGGAATCGCTGTGGTAGGGGTAACCGTTTGGTATTGGTGGCAGAAGGGGCGATCGCAGCTGCAACAGCCCCTCACCTGGAGTTTCGGTCTGGCCGCCCTCCTGCTTCTGCTGTCGAGTCTACAGGCCCATGACCCCTCCATCTCCCTCCTCGGATTAGCCAATTTCTTGCCCTTCATGGCTATCTTTCTCGCCAGCCGGGCCCTCATTCAGCACCCCCAACACCGACAACACCTCAGCGACGCCATTGTCCTCTCCTCCCTCCCCGTCGCCATCATGGGTTTAGGACAACAGTACCTAGGCTGGCATGGTCCCATCCATTTAGGCTGGCTCATTTCCTGGGAACTCGAAGCCGGGGGAACCCCTCCCGGTCGCATGGCCTCCGTCTTTGGCTATGCCAACTCCCTGGCCAACTTTAGCCTCATCGCCTGGACTCTGGCGATCGGACTCACCCTGCACGCCTGGCGATCGCAGCAAACCTCCCGAGTCGCCATCGGCCTCCTACTCATCTGCCTCAATAGCGGCGTCTTATTAGGCACATCCTCCCGCAACAGTTGGGGGGTGGCCGTTCTGATGGCCCTAATCTATGGCGTTATCCTGCACTGGCATTGGCTACTGGGGGCCCTCGGGGCGATCGCTGCCCTCATCTTCGGGGCCGCCTTTGGTCCCCCTCCCCTACAATCTCCCCTCCAAACCCTCGTTCCCCGGGCCATCTGGGCCCGACTCAACGATGACCTCTACCCCCATCGCCCCATCGAAACCCTACGAACCACCCAATGGCAGTTTGCCTGGGACTTAAGCCAAGAACGTCCCCTCTGGGGTTGGGGACTGCGTCAATTTCCCCAACTCTATCAAGAACACACTGGAGTCTGGCTAGGACATCCTCATAACCTGCCCCTAATGCTGTTATCCGAGACCGGGATTCTTGCTACCCTAGCCCTGAGTCTTCCCATCGCCTGGATCTACTATCAGGCAGTCCGCAACCTCAAACAACAACGGTCTCAACCCGACCTCATCGCCCTCAGTCTTCTCCTGGCCTTCACCGCCACCAGCCTCTTCCACCTCGTCGATGTCACCCTCTTTGATGCCCGCGTCAACATCCTCGGTTGGCTACTCCTAGCGGCCCTAGACAACGGAAAAAGCATCCCCAACCAGAAAAACCCCGAGATCAGCTAA
- a CDS encoding phosphate ABC transporter substrate-binding protein, whose product MSDRPTPTPRRLQFKPFSSLWVRLLTGAVLGGLVGCAPSNRHETLVVTGSSTVAPLAGEMGQRHESQQADVQVDVQSGGSSRGIADVRSGMADIGMISRDLTPEEQDLTTHVIAQDGITVIVHESNPITSLTDREIVGIYAGEIENWQEVGGEDAPIVVVNKADGRATLDVFLDYFRLESRQIQADIVIGDNTQGLKTVAGNPHAIGYISIGTAQAAVDHGEAILLLPINGIAPSPENVANGTFPLGRSLSLMTSDSPSESVQAFIDFAQSDAVHDLIEAQNLVPVP is encoded by the coding sequence ATGTCCGATCGCCCAACCCCCACCCCCCGGCGGCTCCAGTTTAAGCCATTCTCCAGCCTATGGGTCAGACTCTTAACAGGAGCCGTATTAGGGGGTTTGGTGGGCTGTGCCCCCTCCAACCGCCACGAAACCTTGGTGGTCACGGGTTCTAGTACCGTTGCACCCCTCGCTGGCGAAATGGGACAACGCCATGAGTCACAACAGGCTGATGTTCAGGTTGACGTGCAAAGCGGCGGTTCCTCGCGGGGAATTGCCGATGTGCGTTCCGGGATGGCGGATATTGGCATGATTTCCCGAGACCTAACCCCAGAGGAACAAGACTTAACGACTCATGTTATTGCCCAAGATGGGATAACGGTCATTGTTCATGAATCTAATCCCATCACCTCCCTAACTGATCGCGAAATTGTTGGCATCTATGCCGGTGAGATTGAGAACTGGCAAGAAGTTGGGGGCGAGGATGCCCCGATTGTCGTGGTCAACAAAGCCGATGGACGAGCCACCTTGGACGTCTTTCTTGACTACTTTAGATTAGAATCCCGGCAGATTCAGGCTGATATCGTTATCGGTGACAACACCCAGGGACTGAAAACCGTTGCTGGCAATCCTCACGCCATCGGCTATATTTCCATCGGCACTGCCCAAGCTGCTGTTGATCATGGGGAAGCCATTCTCCTACTTCCCATCAACGGCATTGCCCCCTCCCCCGAGAACGTTGCCAATGGAACCTTTCCCCTAGGGCGATCGCTCTCCCTCATGACCTCAGATTCTCCCTCAGAATCCGTCCAAGCCTTTATCGACTTCGCTCAATCCGATGCCGTTCATGACCTTATCGAAGCCCAAAACCTGGTTCCGGTTCCATAA